In one window of Helianthus annuus cultivar XRQ/B chromosome 17, HanXRQr2.0-SUNRISE, whole genome shotgun sequence DNA:
- the LOC110921736 gene encoding auxin-responsive protein SAUR21 has protein sequence MGIMRLFSSLMSIVKGYEKMSSYHSKNHHSDVPKGHLAVYVGEEKKRRFVVPISYLEQPLFQNLLRESEEEFGFDHPMGGLTLACQEDVFFQLTAILHSL, from the coding sequence ATGGGTATTATGAGGTTATTTTCTTCTTTGATGTCTATTGTAAAAGGTTACGAAAAAATGAGCTCGTATCACAGCAAAAACCATCATTCGGACGTGCCAAAAGGTCATCTTGCAGTGTACGTTGGTGAAGAGAAGAAGAGGAGGTTTGTTGTCCCAATATCATACTTGGAACAACCATTGTTCCAAAACTTGTTACGTGAGTCAGAAGAAGAATTTGGGTTTGATCATCCGATGGGAGGCCTAACTCTTGCGTGCCAAGAGGATGTGTTTTTTCAGCTCACCGCCATATTACATTCTTTATGA